A section of the Hevea brasiliensis isolate MT/VB/25A 57/8 chromosome 17, ASM3005281v1, whole genome shotgun sequence genome encodes:
- the LOC131175456 gene encoding uncharacterized protein LOC131175456 isoform X1: MKILYRKWKYKLHLKYLKYSSDDERLQHVPEGLTVDTWKEMFKVFANEDFQALCSTNTNNRASQRIIASTGPAPFAQVEYDMMDEEIGEVPYASEVWMATHGFLDEQGQTQWHDPESSRIYEEMQRIEKQTTNDNETGPTPDDVLKEVFGIRSGYVRGKGLGYKASTRGMSCDSRNEELNELRDEVARLNARLKEQEQCNNEIAQLNA; this comes from the exons ATGAAAATATTATATCGCAAATGGAAATACAAGCTACACCTTAAGTATTTGAAGTACTCAAGTGATGATGAACGACTGCAACATGTTCCTGAAGGATTGACTGTGGATACTTGGAAGGAAATGTTCAAAGTTTTTGCTAATGAGGACTTTCAG GCCTTATGTTCCACCAATACAAATAATCGTGCTAGTCAAAGAATTATTGCTTCAACTGGTCCCGCTCCATTTGCACAAGTAGAGTATGATATG ATGGATGAGGAGATTGGTGAAGTACCGTATGCTTCTGAAGTCTGGATGGCTACACATGGGTTCTTGGATGAGCAAGGCCAAACACAATGGCATGATCCAGAATCATCAAGGATATAT GAAGAGATGCAAAGGATTGAGAAACAAACAACAAATGATAATGAGACTGGTCCTACTCCAGATGATGTCTTAAAAGAGGTGTTTGGCATTAGATCTGGCTATGTCCGTGGTAAAGGATTAGGATACAAAGCAAGCACTAGAGGAATGTCATGTGATTCTAGAAATGAGGAATTAAATGAATTGAGAGATGAGGTAGCAAGGTTGAATGCTCGTTTGAAGGAACAAGAACAATGCAATAATGAGATAGCACAACTAAATGCTTGA
- the LOC131175456 gene encoding uncharacterized protein LOC131175456 isoform X2, with amino-acid sequence MKILYRKWKYKLHLKYLKYSSDDERLQHVPEGLTVDTWKEMFKVFANEDFQMDEEIGEVPYASEVWMATHGFLDEQGQTQWHDPESSRIYEEMQRIEKQTTNDNETGPTPDDVLKEVFGIRSGYVRGKGLGYKASTRGMSCDSRNEELNELRDEVARLNARLKEQEQCNNEIAQLNA; translated from the exons ATGAAAATATTATATCGCAAATGGAAATACAAGCTACACCTTAAGTATTTGAAGTACTCAAGTGATGATGAACGACTGCAACATGTTCCTGAAGGATTGACTGTGGATACTTGGAAGGAAATGTTCAAAGTTTTTGCTAATGAGGACTTTCAG ATGGATGAGGAGATTGGTGAAGTACCGTATGCTTCTGAAGTCTGGATGGCTACACATGGGTTCTTGGATGAGCAAGGCCAAACACAATGGCATGATCCAGAATCATCAAGGATATAT GAAGAGATGCAAAGGATTGAGAAACAAACAACAAATGATAATGAGACTGGTCCTACTCCAGATGATGTCTTAAAAGAGGTGTTTGGCATTAGATCTGGCTATGTCCGTGGTAAAGGATTAGGATACAAAGCAAGCACTAGAGGAATGTCATGTGATTCTAGAAATGAGGAATTAAATGAATTGAGAGATGAGGTAGCAAGGTTGAATGCTCGTTTGAAGGAACAAGAACAATGCAATAATGAGATAGCACAACTAAATGCTTGA